The DNA window GCGACCGCTCGGCCGTCGCGGCCTGAAAAGTAAACCATTCCTTCAAGCAAGCACCGCAAAACGTATGAAGACAATCAAGGAGAGTCAAGGGCTGGTAAAGGAGCTCCGTGCAGATCTGCGCGCATAGTTAGCTACTGTTGGCGGGTCATTGAGGCTGGATACAAAAGGCGGGGAGATTTACAGAGCACGTCAGCTCCTTTTCTAAGTCCAAGCCAGTGTTTGTAGGCTCCATTCATGATACTGTATTAAGTACCGCCCTTTATatgggaaaaaaagaaaggatgGTAGCCCAAAATAGCCAGCGCTAGGTGAGTAGAGGCTGATTGAAGATGCAAGTTGAGGATGATGTTCTGTCGACTGCCAGAGGTTCTACTGTACAAGCTGCTAGTCTAGTGGCGGGGTCGGTCTGGGCGTTAAGGCTCACCCACGAAAGACAGTCAGGAAGAACTGCATTTGCACAACACACCTCTTTTCAAGCTGGTCACAATACATTGAAGATGGGTTGGGCAGCAACCAGAAAAATTGGAAGATAAACACTGCATACAGAGAAGGTCACgtctatgtatgtatgtccGCACGGCGTATAAGACATTATCCGCACCAAAAGCCGAGTCAAGCAGTAGAGCTGAACTGTAGGTTAGCAGATCATGGAGAGAAAGGTCATTCGAGGCTCTGACGCTTGATGCAACACCATAGTCATGAATATGTATTTATATAAGCGTTGATAAAGTACATTCTAGTGGTTTTTACAGCTAAGCTTGAGCTTAATGGTGCATCGTAAATTGCCGTGAATCAATTTTATAGTTTGCACCAACTCCCATAGCTGGAGAAGCCATTGCTTCACCCCACTCATTAACGGTAGATGGTGTGTTGGCGGACGTGTAAGGTAACACATCATGATGCCAACGTGTTTGGTCGAATTTTTATCCATTGTTGAGACTATTGTGTATTTCTCTTGCCAGAAACAGAGATACACCTGGATCTAAATATCTTTCGCATTATCTTTCTCATGAGTGGCTCCACTcagctttcttcttctctgcgAATGCCTTCATTCCGATCTTTTGGTCCTGACTACCAAACAGACTGTGGAATACTCGTCGCTCAAACTCCACACCGTCGCGAAGACCAAGGTCCTGGCTCTTGTTGACAACCTCCTTAGCGGCTTGAACAGCGACCTTGGAGTAGCCAGCAATTGTCTCAGCGAGTTTGAGAGTCTCCTCCATCAAAGCTTCATGAGTTGGGAAAGTTCTGGCAGCGAGTCCCCACTTCTCAGCATCAACTCCAGAAAAGTTCTTGCCAGTGAGGATGAGTTCCATGGCCTTTGATTTGCCAATGGCACGAGTGAGGCGCTGGCTGCCTCCAGCACCAGGAACAGTACCGAGCTTGATCTCAGGCTGGCCAAAGTTGGCATTCTCGGTGCAGTAAATAAGATCGCACATCATAGCTAGCTCGCATCCTCCGCCTAGAGCGTGACCTGAGACAGCAGCGATGACGGGCTTCTTGATTTGAGTGGTGAGATCGGACCAAGACTCGATGAAGGAGTTGGTGTAAGCTTCAGCAAAAGTGAGAGGGGCCATCTCCTTGATATCGGCACCGGCGGCAAAAGCCTTTTGAGATCCGGTCAAGATAATGACTGAAGTGTCATCGGCTGCATTGAATTCGAGAAGAGCCTGGTTGAGCTCCTTGATAAGAGGTGTGCAAAGAGCATTGAGAGCCTTGGGGCGGTCCAGTGTCACTGACAGAATAGTTAGCTGCGGAATTCTAAGTAAATATTGAGACATTCTTACCCTGGCCGACACCAGGCTTGGGCTGTGAAACCTGTATATATTCGTAGGTCTTGGAGCTGTAAGCTCGGGCAACTCGAGGAAGAGTAAACCTCTGAAAAGGCACTCGAGCGGCGACAGGTCTCATGTAGCGGAAAGCATTCATTGTAAGGTTTTAATGAggaagtgggaaatagaaaaCGGATAACGAATCTATACTGTAGAAGAAACAGTAAGTCGAGGCTGGGCAAGTCAACAAGAGCTTGACTCTGGGGGTGCTTTAAGCTTCCCCAGTGACGCAACTGGACAAAAGAGCCGAGGATAACATGGGCCGGCCATATCCATTACAAAGCCGATGAGACGAGGATGATTGCCAATATACGTCACGTGCTTGTTTGATACTGCTACTTAGTCTGAGGGTGCATGATTTAATATTCGGTTCCATGAGTAACCTATGATAAATATCTATTTCGTTTTCTTTTGCTCATGACACTTGTGTGTGGTAGAAAATGAATCGCAATAGCTTGGGTGATATGTCAGCCCATCCATGGA is part of the Fusarium poae strain DAOMC 252244 chromosome 4, whole genome shotgun sequence genome and encodes:
- a CDS encoding hypothetical protein (BUSCO:37866at5125), which encodes MNAFRYMRPVAARVPFQRFTLPRVARAYSSKTYEYIQVSQPKPGVGQVTLDRPKALNALCTPLIKELNQALLEFNAADDTSVIILTGSQKAFAAGADIKEMAPLTFAEAYTNSFIESWSDLTTQIKKPVIAAVSGHALGGGCELAMMCDLIYCTENANFGQPEIKLGTVPGAGGSQRLTRAIGKSKAMELILTGKNFSGVDAEKWGLAARTFPTHEALMEETLKLAETIAGYSKVAVQAAKEVVNKSQDLGLRDGVEFERRVFHSLFGSQDQKIGMKAFAEKKKAEWSHS